A region of Bacillus cabrialesii DNA encodes the following proteins:
- a CDS encoding acyl-CoA dehydrogenase family protein, with protein sequence MNFELTKEQQMVREMVKDFAKKEIAPHAEHVDQTGEFPVQTFKKMGELGLMGIPFPEEYGGSGADTISYALAVEEIGKACGSTGLSYAAAVSLGACPLYYFGTEEQKRVHLTPLASGKALGSFGLTEPNAGSDAGGTRTKAITNGEEYVINGEKCWITNASYARTVIVTAVTGKNKNGKNIISALIVPTGTPGLTITSPYDKMGVRGSNTAEILLENVRVPAGNLLGDPTKGFKQFLYTLDGGRISIAALAVGIAQAALEASLAYAKERKQFGQPISSFQAIQFKLADMAMEIELARQMVLKAAWLKDHNRPFTKEAAYAKLFASEMATRACNQAIQIHGGSGYMKEYGVERMLRDAKLMEIGEGTSEIQRIVIARQLLT encoded by the coding sequence GTGAATTTTGAGCTGACAAAAGAACAGCAAATGGTTCGTGAAATGGTAAAGGATTTTGCGAAAAAAGAAATTGCTCCTCACGCTGAACATGTAGATCAAACAGGCGAGTTCCCGGTCCAAACATTTAAAAAAATGGGTGAACTCGGGCTGATGGGTATTCCTTTTCCCGAAGAATACGGCGGATCAGGCGCTGATACGATTTCATATGCCTTAGCGGTTGAAGAAATCGGCAAAGCCTGCGGCAGTACTGGATTAAGCTATGCTGCAGCGGTCTCACTCGGCGCATGTCCTCTTTATTATTTCGGAACAGAAGAACAAAAACGGGTGCATTTGACACCGTTGGCTTCCGGCAAAGCACTCGGGTCATTCGGCCTGACGGAACCAAATGCCGGCTCAGATGCAGGTGGCACTCGAACAAAAGCGATTACAAATGGGGAAGAGTATGTCATCAACGGCGAAAAGTGCTGGATCACGAATGCAAGCTACGCACGAACGGTGATTGTAACCGCAGTAACAGGCAAAAACAAAAACGGAAAGAACATCATCTCAGCATTGATCGTGCCAACCGGCACACCCGGACTTACGATTACGAGCCCGTACGATAAAATGGGCGTCCGCGGTTCAAATACAGCGGAAATTTTGCTTGAGAATGTCAGAGTGCCTGCGGGCAACTTACTCGGCGATCCAACAAAAGGATTTAAGCAGTTTCTGTACACGCTGGACGGCGGACGGATCTCCATCGCTGCTCTTGCAGTCGGCATCGCCCAAGCGGCACTTGAAGCATCATTGGCATACGCGAAAGAACGAAAGCAGTTCGGACAGCCGATTTCTTCCTTTCAGGCGATTCAATTTAAACTTGCCGATATGGCGATGGAAATTGAATTGGCACGGCAAATGGTGTTAAAAGCTGCTTGGCTGAAAGACCATAACCGCCCGTTCACAAAAGAAGCGGCGTATGCCAAGCTGTTTGCATCTGAAATGGCGACAAGGGCTTGCAATCAAGCCATTCAAATCCATGGAGGTTCAGGCTACATGAAAGAATATGGGGTAGAACGGATGCTGCGGGACGCAAAATTAATGGAAATCGGTGAAGGCACATCTGAAATTCAGCGTATCGTGATCGCCAGACAGCTTTTAACATAA
- a CDS encoding DUF5367 family protein: MSAKSRTKKNADYHRLCLSLLLNFLLLEACTALVLCLVFFLYQKLDQSQYAVIKLGVWGSAIGLFIDTISLWNHPIIFPALSKGQVIAFAIWMVCAYAMYLLIPLMFPHKK; the protein is encoded by the coding sequence TTGTCAGCAAAATCACGAACAAAAAAAAATGCTGATTATCACCGGTTATGTTTATCACTTTTGCTGAACTTTCTTCTTCTGGAAGCGTGCACTGCTCTCGTTTTATGTCTTGTGTTCTTTCTCTATCAAAAACTCGACCAATCACAGTATGCGGTGATCAAGCTGGGCGTATGGGGATCAGCGATTGGTTTATTCATTGATACGATTTCCCTTTGGAATCATCCCATCATCTTCCCGGCATTATCAAAGGGGCAGGTCATTGCGTTTGCCATATGGATGGTATGCGCCTATGCCATGTATTTACTCATTCCGCTGATGTTTCCACATAAAAAATGA
- a CDS encoding GNAT family N-acetyltransferase, whose product MHVQDLFSLSDNVRVFEYCGIIPKHNIKTVQKMIGHFDRDYSKKSRIKWGIFPKSHENTLVGIIEAMDFNQKVNMVSIGYYLAEEYWGKGNATESVSTVIPFLFKKVNVNRIQAEVMPANEASKNVLLKNNFMKEGLVRQASYWSGKGVVDLEIYGILKNEYI is encoded by the coding sequence GTGCACGTACAGGACCTATTCTCGCTCTCTGATAATGTCAGAGTATTTGAGTACTGCGGCATCATTCCGAAACATAACATCAAAACTGTACAAAAAATGATTGGCCATTTTGATCGGGATTACAGCAAAAAAAGCAGAATCAAGTGGGGGATTTTTCCGAAGAGTCATGAGAATACATTAGTTGGAATCATTGAAGCGATGGATTTTAACCAAAAAGTAAACATGGTATCGATTGGATACTACTTGGCTGAAGAATATTGGGGGAAAGGCAATGCAACAGAATCCGTCAGCACGGTGATCCCATTTTTATTTAAGAAAGTCAACGTAAACAGAATTCAAGCTGAAGTCATGCCGGCAAACGAGGCTTCAAAAAATGTTCTCTTAAAAAACAATTTTATGAAAGAAGGGCTAGTCAGACAAGCTTCCTATTGGTCCGGTAAAGGGGTTGTCGATTTGGAAATATACGGCATTCTTAAGAATGAATATATATAA
- a CDS encoding glycoside hydrolase family 10 protein, protein MKVRQKPFVRFLVSLIIGTFVISVPFMANAQSDRELRAVWIASVLNIDWPSKKGLTVEEQKQEYIKLLDDVQTMGMNAVIVQIKPTADAFYPSAYGPWSEYLTGVQGKDPGYDPLAFMIEETHKRNVEFHAWFNPYRLTMNHTDLNKLSEDHPARKHPDWVAAYGKQLYYHPGIPEARDFIVKGIEEVVKQYDIDAVHMDDYFYPYKITGQEFPDQAQYEQYGKDTFSNIDDWRRDNVNQLVKQINQTIKSAKPYVKFGISPFGVWRNAADDPTGSNTNAGVRNYDDLYADTRHWIQQGDIDYIAPQIYWSIGFNAAAYDVLADWWSNEVKHKPVHLYIGQAAYKINNNFDPPWSDPEEYVRQITLNRQLALVKGSMHFSLKDLNKNPLGIKDRLITELYSQPALIPQMPWLDNTAPKKPKLTKVTEDKNGNLLHIQDHPSNQKSKETAYYAIYRTEGKKNKTLLATARKTNEQQTFLDNTADPNKTYTYYVTSADRLHNESKASKRKTK, encoded by the coding sequence ATGAAAGTTCGACAAAAGCCGTTTGTCCGTTTCCTTGTCAGCTTGATCATCGGAACGTTTGTGATCTCCGTTCCGTTTATGGCCAATGCGCAGTCTGACAGGGAACTGAGAGCCGTATGGATTGCTTCCGTATTAAATATTGATTGGCCGTCAAAAAAGGGGTTAACAGTTGAAGAGCAAAAGCAGGAGTATATCAAACTGCTGGACGATGTACAAACAATGGGGATGAATGCCGTTATTGTTCAAATTAAACCGACTGCAGACGCTTTTTATCCGTCCGCTTACGGACCTTGGTCCGAATACTTAACCGGTGTCCAAGGGAAAGACCCGGGCTATGACCCGCTTGCATTTATGATTGAAGAAACCCATAAACGAAATGTAGAATTTCATGCCTGGTTTAATCCTTATCGCCTTACAATGAATCACACGGATCTCAATAAATTGTCTGAGGATCACCCGGCAAGAAAGCATCCAGACTGGGTTGCCGCTTACGGAAAGCAGCTTTATTATCATCCGGGCATTCCTGAAGCGAGAGACTTTATCGTCAAAGGCATTGAAGAAGTGGTAAAACAGTATGATATCGATGCCGTTCATATGGATGATTATTTTTACCCTTATAAAATAACTGGACAGGAATTTCCTGATCAAGCACAGTATGAACAATACGGAAAAGACACATTTTCCAATATTGATGACTGGCGGCGGGATAATGTGAACCAGCTTGTCAAACAAATCAACCAAACGATCAAATCCGCAAAACCGTATGTCAAATTTGGCATCAGCCCCTTTGGCGTATGGAGAAACGCGGCAGATGACCCGACCGGATCGAATACAAACGCAGGCGTCAGAAATTATGACGATCTATACGCAGATACGAGACATTGGATCCAACAAGGCGACATCGATTATATTGCCCCGCAGATTTATTGGAGCATCGGCTTTAACGCAGCGGCTTACGACGTCTTGGCTGATTGGTGGAGTAATGAAGTCAAACATAAGCCTGTTCATTTATACATTGGCCAGGCAGCTTATAAAATCAATAACAATTTTGATCCGCCATGGTCCGACCCCGAGGAGTATGTGAGACAAATCACCTTGAACCGTCAGCTTGCGCTTGTAAAAGGAAGTATGCATTTCAGCCTCAAAGACCTCAACAAAAATCCGCTTGGCATCAAAGACAGACTCATCACTGAACTTTACAGCCAGCCGGCACTCATTCCGCAAATGCCTTGGCTTGACAATACCGCCCCAAAAAAACCGAAACTTACGAAAGTGACCGAAGACAAAAACGGCAATCTTCTGCACATTCAAGACCACCCATCAAATCAAAAATCAAAAGAAACAGCTTACTATGCGATATACAGAACCGAAGGGAAAAAGAACAAAACATTGCTGGCAACCGCGCGTAAAACAAATGAGCAGCAAACCTTCTTGGATAACACCGCAGACCCAAACAAGACGTATACGTATTATGTCACTTCAGCAGACCGGCTTCATAACGAAAGCAAGGCTTCCAAACGAAAGACAAAATAA
- a CDS encoding DUF1360 domain-containing protein, translating to MDDLSWLTFIMLILASYRLTHLIVFDKITEFIRKPFMKKKKIVDQNGHVNEKSVPASNFGYMLNCYWCAGVWCAILIGLGYLFLPRIAVPVIFILAIAGAQAILETAVGVGVKLIDVLKSLQTMIDDKKS from the coding sequence ATGGACGATCTCTCTTGGCTTACTTTTATCATGCTAATTCTAGCCAGCTACAGGCTGACACATTTGATTGTATTCGACAAAATCACGGAATTTATCCGGAAACCATTTATGAAAAAGAAAAAAATCGTTGATCAAAACGGGCATGTGAACGAAAAAAGCGTGCCGGCATCTAACTTCGGATACATGCTGAATTGCTATTGGTGTGCCGGCGTTTGGTGTGCCATCTTGATCGGACTGGGCTATCTCTTTTTGCCTCGAATTGCAGTTCCAGTGATCTTTATTTTAGCCATCGCAGGAGCTCAAGCGATTCTTGAAACAGCAGTCGGTGTCGGTGTAAAACTTATTGATGTGTTAAAGAGCCTGCAAACTATGATCGATGATAAAAAGTCCTAA
- a CDS encoding non-ribosomal peptide synthetase: MKKGADTMDNIKKIKNIYPLSHMQEGMLFHSFLRKEEGAYVEQSLFTIKGSLSYEWFQRSIQTIIDRHDIFRTVFLPHVPHLSGPRQVVMTEREFHLYSEDISHLPTNGQNEYIECFKEKDKQKGFDLQKDMLIRISLFKTAEEEHVCIWSHHHILMDGWCLGIVLQEFMLIYQSIHAGKPLSLDPVRPYSTYISWLTNRDKETAAEYWDSYLKNYSTPSPLPRVSDEETKEGYQREDLIFSLNKPLTDKLKETAKQHGVTLATFIQAVWGVMLQQYNRTDDVVFGAVVSGRPSEIPGVEQMIGLFINTIPVRIKTHQDETFQELVRRCQKEMLEAEPFTCQPLFDIQANTALKQELIDHIIVFENYPIQQKIADSADQTDSPLQIDQVKVSEQSGYHFNLVVAPGEELIIKFSYNAFIYDAAWINCIKRQFTQALSTAAHHPDTPIADFSFLDATEKEQIVTQFNNTKTEYPKNHTIIDLFREQAEKTPNHIALVCGNLSFSYEELDKRSNSLARALYQNGFRKNETAGILAAHSAEFMISVLAVLKAGGAYLPLDAELPPERVSFMLEETQAKMLIVQKGLEQNAAFSGTCMISDAQASMEENDIPINISSSPDDLAYIMYTSGSTGRPKGVMITNRNVVSLVSNSNYTSASVDDRFILTGSISFDAVTFEMFGALLNGASLHIIDKSTLLSPDRFGAYLIENGITVLFLTTALFNQLAQVQADMFRGLHTLYVGGEALSPALMNAVRHACPNLALHNIYGPTENTTFSTFFKMKRDYAGPIPIGKPISNSTAFILDAKGRLLPIGVPGELCVGGDGVAKGYLNRDDLTKAVFSPHPYLSGERIYRTGDLARWLPDGNLEYISRIDRQMKIRGKRIEPAEIEARLLEMEGVQETAVTLREVDGEGQLYTHYVGDDKRTEKEIRADLARVLPDYMIPQHWVRVDRMPLTGNGKIDRSALPIPENKPDKRKDITLPRNLVEQELANIWKHVLGVNTISIDDDFFAIGGHSLKALQVIHTLKHQQQIDMPIDLLFENPTIAQLAEKLYSKQLTAADEQHVIKLNQHGARNLFCFPPISGFGIYFKDLALLLNDKASVYGFHFIEHDTRIEQYVNCITDIQPEGPYVLLGYSAGGNLAFEVAQAMERKGLEVSDFIIVDAYLKEQALPIDTGNDESAAYLPEAVREKVMKKKRNYQEYWAQLLNRGHIKANIHFIEAGIQTETSGNTGLTKWKGAAYGNYSEYNGFGAHKDMLEGTYAEKNADIILDILDKINSNKALLHKR; this comes from the coding sequence GTGAAGAAAGGTGCAGACACTATGGATAACATCAAAAAAATCAAGAACATTTATCCTCTGAGTCATATGCAGGAGGGAATGCTGTTTCATTCCTTCCTCCGCAAAGAGGAGGGGGCATACGTTGAGCAGTCGCTCTTCACCATTAAAGGAAGCCTCAGTTATGAATGGTTTCAACGCAGCATTCAAACCATCATAGACCGCCATGACATTTTCAGAACCGTGTTTTTGCCGCACGTCCCGCATTTGTCGGGACCTCGGCAAGTCGTGATGACAGAACGCGAATTCCATTTGTACAGCGAAGACATTTCCCATCTGCCAACAAACGGGCAGAATGAGTATATTGAATGCTTTAAGGAGAAGGACAAGCAAAAAGGCTTTGATTTGCAAAAAGATATGCTGATCCGGATTTCTCTGTTCAAAACTGCTGAAGAGGAGCATGTATGCATTTGGAGCCACCATCACATTTTAATGGACGGCTGGTGCCTTGGCATCGTTCTTCAGGAATTTATGCTGATTTATCAATCGATCCATGCAGGAAAACCGCTTTCTTTAGACCCTGTCCGTCCGTACAGCACCTATATTTCCTGGCTGACAAACCGTGACAAAGAAACAGCGGCGGAGTACTGGGATTCATATTTAAAAAACTACAGCACTCCATCACCGCTGCCTCGTGTGTCTGATGAAGAAACAAAAGAGGGGTATCAACGTGAAGATTTGATATTTTCATTAAATAAACCACTGACAGACAAGCTCAAAGAGACTGCCAAACAACATGGCGTCACGCTTGCCACCTTCATTCAGGCAGTTTGGGGTGTGATGCTGCAGCAATATAACCGCACCGACGACGTTGTATTTGGCGCGGTTGTCTCAGGCAGACCGTCAGAAATTCCGGGTGTGGAACAAATGATAGGATTGTTTATCAATACCATTCCGGTTCGCATTAAAACACATCAAGACGAAACGTTTCAGGAGCTGGTCAGACGATGCCAGAAAGAAATGCTGGAAGCTGAGCCGTTTACCTGCCAGCCTTTATTTGATATTCAGGCAAACACCGCTTTAAAACAGGAACTGATTGATCACATTATTGTCTTTGAAAACTATCCGATACAGCAGAAAATCGCCGATTCCGCTGATCAAACCGATTCACCGCTGCAAATCGATCAAGTGAAGGTATCTGAGCAATCAGGATATCACTTTAATCTTGTCGTTGCTCCAGGCGAAGAACTGATCATCAAATTCAGCTATAATGCGTTCATTTACGATGCCGCCTGGATCAACTGTATCAAAAGGCAATTTACACAAGCGCTAAGCACAGCGGCACATCACCCTGATACGCCAATTGCTGATTTTTCTTTTCTTGATGCTACGGAAAAAGAGCAGATTGTCACACAGTTCAACAATACAAAAACAGAATATCCAAAGAATCATACAATTATAGATTTATTTCGTGAACAAGCAGAAAAGACGCCAAACCATATCGCACTTGTGTGTGGGAATTTGTCTTTTTCGTATGAAGAGCTTGATAAACGCTCTAATTCACTCGCCAGAGCGTTATATCAAAATGGGTTTCGGAAAAACGAGACAGCCGGGATATTGGCTGCTCATTCTGCCGAGTTCATGATCAGTGTGCTTGCCGTTTTAAAAGCAGGGGGAGCATACCTCCCGCTTGATGCCGAGCTTCCGCCTGAACGTGTCAGCTTTATGCTTGAGGAAACGCAAGCAAAAATGCTGATTGTTCAAAAGGGGCTGGAGCAAAACGCTGCGTTCTCAGGAACATGTATGATTTCAGATGCGCAGGCATCGATGGAAGAGAACGATATCCCTATCAACATCAGCTCCAGCCCGGATGATCTTGCATACATCATGTATACCTCAGGATCAACAGGCCGGCCGAAAGGCGTCATGATCACCAATCGCAACGTCGTATCCCTTGTCAGCAACAGCAATTACACGTCTGCGTCCGTTGATGACCGATTTATTCTGACTGGATCTATCAGCTTTGACGCCGTCACCTTTGAAATGTTCGGTGCGCTTTTAAATGGCGCAAGCCTTCATATCATTGATAAATCGACACTGCTGTCACCTGATCGGTTTGGGGCGTACTTGATTGAAAATGGCATCACAGTCCTATTTTTAACTACGGCTCTTTTTAATCAGCTGGCACAGGTACAAGCAGACATGTTCCGCGGTCTCCATACGTTATATGTCGGCGGAGAAGCACTCTCGCCTGCCCTGATGAATGCTGTCAGACACGCCTGTCCAAATCTGGCGCTTCACAATATTTACGGGCCTACGGAAAACACGACATTTTCAACCTTTTTTAAGATGAAAAGAGACTATGCAGGGCCGATTCCAATCGGAAAACCAATCAGCAATAGCACCGCTTTCATCTTAGATGCAAAAGGCCGCCTTTTGCCGATAGGCGTTCCCGGCGAGCTTTGTGTAGGCGGCGATGGAGTCGCAAAAGGCTATTTGAACAGAGATGACCTGACAAAGGCTGTTTTTTCTCCTCATCCTTACTTGTCTGGAGAAAGAATATACCGTACCGGTGATTTGGCGCGCTGGCTACCCGATGGAAACTTAGAGTACATCAGCAGGATTGACAGGCAGATGAAAATCCGAGGAAAACGAATTGAGCCCGCCGAAATTGAAGCCCGCCTGTTAGAAATGGAAGGCGTGCAGGAAACGGCAGTGACATTGAGAGAAGTTGACGGAGAGGGACAGCTGTACACTCATTACGTCGGCGATGATAAACGAACAGAAAAGGAGATACGTGCCGATTTGGCGCGTGTGCTCCCAGACTATATGATCCCGCAGCACTGGGTGCGTGTGGACCGGATGCCGCTTACCGGAAACGGAAAAATAGACCGCAGCGCTCTTCCTATTCCAGAAAATAAGCCTGACAAACGGAAGGACATCACACTGCCAAGAAACTTGGTTGAACAAGAATTGGCGAACATATGGAAGCATGTTCTCGGAGTCAATACAATCAGTATTGATGATGACTTCTTTGCTATTGGCGGACATTCACTAAAAGCGCTGCAAGTCATACACACATTAAAGCATCAGCAGCAAATAGACATGCCGATTGATCTCTTGTTCGAAAATCCGACAATCGCTCAGCTTGCCGAAAAACTTTATTCTAAACAGCTCACAGCGGCAGATGAACAGCATGTAATCAAACTGAACCAGCACGGCGCGCGAAATCTTTTCTGCTTTCCGCCGATATCAGGATTTGGCATTTATTTCAAAGATCTTGCTTTATTGCTGAATGACAAGGCATCTGTCTACGGATTTCATTTTATTGAACATGACACCCGCATTGAACAATATGTCAATTGCATCACGGACATACAGCCTGAAGGCCCATACGTTTTATTAGGCTACTCCGCAGGCGGAAACCTGGCTTTTGAAGTGGCGCAGGCGATGGAGCGCAAAGGATTGGAAGTCAGTGACTTCATTATTGTGGACGCTTATCTAAAAGAGCAGGCTTTGCCTATCGATACCGGGAATGACGAATCTGCAGCATACCTGCCTGAAGCGGTCAGAGAAAAGGTGATGAAGAAAAAAAGAAATTATCAGGAATATTGGGCGCAGCTGCTGAATCGAGGGCACATCAAAGCGAATATTCATTTCATTGAAGCTGGAATTCAAACCGAAACCAGCGGGAATACAGGCTTAACGAAATGGAAAGGCGCCGCTTACGGAAACTACAGCGAATACAACGGTTTTGGCGCTCATAAAGATATGCTGGAAGGCACATATGCTGAAAAAAACGCTGACATCATCCTCGATATTTTAGACAAGATCAATTCAAATAAAGCACTGCTGCACAAACGATAA